A stretch of DNA from Thermodesulfobacteriota bacterium:
AATTTCCTGGCAGCAAAAACATCTGATACAGGTTTCATCGTCCACTTCAGGGAGGTCTTCGTTCATGGACAGGGCCGACACCGGACACTGATCGATACAGGTTCCACAGGCAGTGCACAGATCGGGATTCGCCCGCGGGGTTAGGAGGGTTTTACTGCGTATCATTTCTTGGGCCGCCTGGTTTTCCATGATCGCTTCGCCCCCTAGGGGCGGAAGTTTAAAATCGGACAGCAATTTCAACTCCCCTATGATTTCTATCTGATCCAGATCGTAGTCACCCAGGCCGATTACCCTGGCCTTTTTAAGGAACTGCAACCGGTCTGGATCCACTCCCATCATCCTGGCGATGGTTGAATCCAGAGCAACCGCGTTGTTGGAGGCCAGGATCAAACCGATATTCCTCAGGTCCGGGGAGGCCGGTCCATTGCCCTCCATACCCACTACCGCGTCTACGATAAACAAATCAGGTACCCGAAGTTGAAATACGTCCACAACCACATCATGAAAGCGTTCAGAACTGCCAGCTACTCTGTGCAGCTTGGATTTCTGGGCTCCGGGTAAAAAACCATAACTGTTTTTGATGGCCACGGTCATTACCGTCAGCCCATGGGTTTTGAATTTAGGCAGGCTGATGATCACATCCGCTTCGAGAACAGCCCGAGAAAGGCTTACTCTGGGCATGAAATCAGGGTTAAAGTCCACCTTGACCGAATCGTTCCCAATGTTTTCATAATAACCTTTGGCAGCGGACAGCAATCCGGTCTTTTCAAAACTCTCCTCATTTGCTCCGTAACTGAACAACCCCGGGTTGTCCCCCACGATGAGCGAGGCCGGTTCCATTTCCTCCACTTTATCAACCACCGCCTTTAAGACCGCCGGATGGGTAACAATGCCTTCTTCGGCTGTTGAAGACCGAAGCACATTGGGTTTTATCAAAACCTTTTTGCCGGTCACCTCTAGCGGAAAAAGCTTGAAAGCCGTGTTTACCGCTACACGCACATCATCATAAGTGGCCGGATGTATCATTACTTTGGGCATGGGATGCTCCTTTGCAATATTTAATCGGTTATCTTTCCTTTGCGCATGATCCTATTGAATGTCGTACTTGAGGGATGGTTACCTTTAGCAGAAAAACAATAGTAATTTTATAACACGTCTAATATGAAATGTTAAGTTTATTTCAAGCGGTATACATGTCAATAGGGGAAATATCTTTTAAATTGACTTTGCTAATCGATAGATCGGTCGGGTTTGCGGATGAGAATAGAAACACCCATGCAAACGATTGAACTGAGCAGGCACAGTAAAAACGCGTTTTTAAAACCGGCGAGAGAGTACAGGTCATTCAACCGTTCAGAATGGTCCAGGATGGTACCGGTCAGAATCTGAAATATTGCCACACCGAAAAACGGCGCCGGGTTGAGCACCCCGGATGTCAGGCCTAATATTTTTGCCGGTGTGATCTCTCCCACAATCCCCCAAAGTATGCTGATGAACCCACCCGTGACAATACCCATCAGCAGCAGCACAAGGGAAAACCCGGTAATCCCAAGTTGGCTGTAAAAGAAAACCACACCGATCCACGTCAGGTTGTATACCCCAAGAATGGCGGTGAGTGTTTTCCGCTTGTCCAAAGAATACCGGTCAGGCAGCCAACCGAATAAAGGCGAACCAATGATTACCCCAATGGGAATCAGCATATTTAGTTGGCTGGCCAAGACCCGCTCGATATCCAATGCGACCATCAGAAACGGCGTGGCCCATAGTCCCTGTAAAGTGACCAGGGTGCCGTATATACCAAAAAAAATCATGGCGATGATCCAGAATTGCCCGGAAGTCAGAATCCGCACCACCTGTTTCTTTGTCCCGGGTCTATTCGACTGCACGAAACCTGATTGGTTTTCAACCGGCTGATTCAAAGATTGATGGTCTCGGGTAAACACCAGAATCACAAATGCAAATAAAAGGGTAATCCCGCCAATTAGAAAAAATGTCCATCGCCAGCCCCAGATTTCCGATGCCCAGGCCAGGGGCGTGGTGGCAATCATGGCACCCAAATTGCCCACCGACATTAAAAGCCCGATCATGGTGGCGAACTCTTTTCTCTTAAACCACAGCG
This window harbors:
- a CDS encoding MFS transporter, whose amino-acid sequence is MGKNQSNMDKDPHRWIIFITICMVYFFVYFHRVSTSVIVSDLLKSFHTNASALGFMSSMYFYLYAFEQPLVGYLSDRIGPRRVITYWSMVAAAGCFVFGMAPGIGWASIGRALIGIGVGGVYVPSIKAFSLWFKRKEFATMIGLLMSVGNLGAMIATTPLAWASEIWGWRWTFFLIGGITLLFAFVILVFTRDHQSLNQPVENQSGFVQSNRPGTKKQVVRILTSGQFWIIAMIFFGIYGTLVTLQGLWATPFLMVALDIERVLASQLNMLIPIGVIIGSPLFGWLPDRYSLDKRKTLTAILGVYNLTWIGVVFFYSQLGITGFSLVLLLMGIVTGGFISILWGIVGEITPAKILGLTSGVLNPAPFFGVAIFQILTGTILDHSERLNDLYSLAGFKNAFLLCLLSSIVCMGVSILIRKPDRSID
- a CDS encoding DUF362 domain-containing protein, whose product is MPKVMIHPATYDDVRVAVNTAFKLFPLEVTGKKVLIKPNVLRSSTAEEGIVTHPAVLKAVVDKVEEMEPASLIVGDNPGLFSYGANEESFEKTGLLSAAKGYYENIGNDSVKVDFNPDFMPRVSLSRAVLEADVIISLPKFKTHGLTVMTVAIKNSYGFLPGAQKSKLHRVAGSSERFHDVVVDVFQLRVPDLFIVDAVVGMEGNGPASPDLRNIGLILASNNAVALDSTIARMMGVDPDRLQFLKKARVIGLGDYDLDQIEIIGELKLLSDFKLPPLGGEAIMENQAAQEMIRSKTLLTPRANPDLCTACGTCIDQCPVSALSMNEDLPEVDDETCIRCFCCQEICPEKAIALR